The following coding sequences are from one Roseburia hominis A2-183 window:
- the hpt gene encoding hypoxanthine phosphoribosyltransferase, giving the protein MKIKKINVHLTEEQIEQRVRELGAEISKVYGDEPVCLICILKGSVFFTCELAKRITSPVEIEFMSVSSYGSGTSSSGVVRIVNDLGTSIEGKNVLVIEDIIDSGRTLSYLLENLKTRNPKTLRLCTLLDKPDRRVVDVNVDYVGFVIPDEFVVGYGLDYDQKYRNLPYIGFVEIEE; this is encoded by the coding sequence GTGAAGATCAAGAAAATTAACGTTCATCTCACAGAGGAACAGATTGAGCAGAGAGTAAGAGAGTTGGGAGCCGAGATCAGCAAGGTGTACGGAGATGAGCCGGTATGTCTGATCTGTATTTTGAAGGGATCGGTATTTTTTACCTGCGAACTGGCAAAGCGTATTACTTCACCGGTTGAGATAGAGTTTATGTCGGTATCCAGCTATGGATCAGGCACAAGTTCCAGCGGCGTGGTGCGTATCGTAAATGATCTTGGAACCAGTATTGAAGGCAAGAATGTGCTGGTAATTGAGGACATCATCGATTCCGGCAGAACTTTAAGCTATTTGTTGGAGAATTTGAAGACAAGAAATCCGAAGACACTCAGACTGTGTACGCTTCTGGATAAGCCGGACCGGAGAGTGGTGGATGTCAATGTGGATTATGTGGGATTTGTCATTCCGGATGAATTTGTGGTAGGATACGGTCTCGACTATGACCAGAAGTACCGCAATCTGCCGTATATCGGATTTGTTGAGATAGAGGAATAA
- a CDS encoding FtsB family cell division protein: MAAKKRKSNRNNRAGKICISMILVVFAAAMSVQIVKAYQKDQEYARKQEQLEVQLQDETARQEELQNYQSYTQSQEYVEDIAKSKLGLAYDNEIIFKEEP; this comes from the coding sequence ATGGCAGCAAAGAAGAGAAAATCAAATCGGAATAACAGGGCGGGCAAGATCTGTATCAGCATGATTCTGGTTGTATTTGCAGCGGCAATGTCTGTCCAGATTGTAAAAGCTTATCAGAAAGATCAGGAGTACGCCAGAAAGCAGGAACAGCTGGAGGTGCAGCTTCAGGATGAGACGGCAAGGCAGGAGGAACTTCAGAATTACCAGTCCTATACACAGTCCCAGGAGTATGTGGAGGATATTGCGAAGAGCAAACTGGGACTAGCCTATGACAATGAGATTATATTTAAGGAAGAACCTTAA
- the yabP gene encoding sporulation protein YabP translates to MEEKNYNNTAKSHKVLLVNRGNGAFSGVVDVLSFDVAEILLETELGMLLIKGQDLHVNRLSLEKGEVDIEGRIDSLTYSDVKTAGKQAESLLGRLFR, encoded by the coding sequence ATGGAGGAAAAGAATTATAATAATACGGCAAAATCACATAAGGTCCTGCTGGTAAACCGGGGAAACGGCGCGTTTTCCGGTGTTGTGGATGTGCTGTCTTTTGATGTGGCGGAGATTCTGCTCGAGACGGAACTGGGGATGCTGCTCATCAAGGGACAGGATCTGCACGTGAACCGACTGAGCCTGGAAAAAGGGGAAGTGGATATTGAGGGACGGATTGATTCCCTGACCTATTCGGATGTCAAAACGGCGGGAAAACAGGCGGAATCTCTTCTGGGAAGGCTGTTCCGGTAG
- the ftsH gene encoding ATP-dependent zinc metalloprotease FtsH translates to MNSKRSSYRGFGIYLLLILAIIGIWYWMDGNTSTNSYTRAQFETAVADGNVAQLKIVPNRGEVPTGNVYITFKDSSTQVLAVNDVNDIEDYLRDQQFTSYTVENPPEQSWIVTILPYLIIFAAMFIFFMIMTNQAAANSGGGGKMMNFGKSRAKLMTDDPAKRVTFANVAGLKEEKEELEEIVDFLRAPKKYTKLGARIPKGVLLVGPPGTGKTLLAKAIAGEAGVPFFSISGSDFVEMFVGVGASRVRDLFEEAKKNAPCIVFIDEIDAVARRRGTGMGGGHDEREQTLNQMLVEMDGFGVNEGIIVMAATNRVDILDPAIMRPGRFDRKVHVGRPDVGGREEILSVHAKNKPLGDDVDLKQIAQTTAGFTGADLENLLNEAAIIAAKEDRAYITQADIKKAFVKVGIGAEKKSRVISEKEKRITAFHESGHAILFHLLPDVGPVYSVSIIPTGAGAAGYTMPLPERDDMFNTKGKMLQDIIVSLGGRVAEELVFDDITTGASQDIKQATRMAKDMVTKYGMSENIGLICYDNDDDEVFIGRDLAHTRGYGEGVATTIDLEVKRIIDECYEKAKQMIAEHRDVLDACANLLLEKEKISQQEFEELFEQ, encoded by the coding sequence TTGAATAGTAAGAGAAGCAGTTACAGAGGATTTGGCATCTATCTGCTCCTGATACTTGCCATCATAGGTATCTGGTATTGGATGGACGGAAACACGTCAACCAACAGTTACACGCGGGCACAGTTTGAGACTGCGGTTGCAGATGGAAATGTTGCACAGCTGAAGATTGTACCGAACCGCGGCGAGGTGCCGACCGGTAATGTATACATTACATTTAAGGACTCCTCGACACAGGTTCTGGCGGTAAACGATGTAAATGATATAGAAGATTATCTGCGCGATCAGCAGTTTACGTCTTACACCGTGGAGAATCCGCCGGAGCAGAGCTGGATCGTGACGATACTTCCGTATCTGATTATTTTTGCGGCGATGTTCATTTTCTTCATGATTATGACCAATCAGGCGGCTGCCAATTCCGGCGGCGGCGGTAAGATGATGAACTTCGGCAAGAGCCGCGCAAAGCTCATGACAGATGACCCGGCAAAGCGGGTGACATTTGCCAATGTGGCAGGTCTGAAAGAGGAAAAGGAAGAGCTTGAGGAGATCGTGGATTTCCTGCGTGCCCCGAAGAAGTATACCAAGCTTGGCGCGCGTATTCCAAAGGGTGTTCTTCTCGTGGGACCTCCGGGAACCGGTAAGACACTTCTGGCAAAGGCGATTGCCGGTGAGGCAGGCGTGCCGTTCTTTAGTATTTCCGGTTCGGATTTTGTGGAGATGTTTGTTGGCGTCGGCGCTTCGCGTGTCCGTGATCTGTTTGAGGAAGCCAAGAAAAATGCGCCGTGTATCGTGTTTATCGATGAGATCGATGCTGTCGCAAGACGGCGTGGTACCGGTATGGGCGGCGGTCACGATGAGCGCGAGCAGACATTGAACCAGATGCTCGTTGAGATGGACGGTTTCGGTGTCAATGAGGGAATTATCGTTATGGCGGCGACGAACCGTGTGGATATTTTGGACCCGGCGATCATGCGTCCGGGACGTTTCGACCGGAAGGTGCATGTGGGACGTCCGGATGTCGGCGGAAGAGAGGAGATTCTTTCCGTTCATGCGAAGAACAAGCCGCTCGGGGATGATGTCGACTTAAAACAGATCGCACAGACGACTGCGGGCTTTACCGGCGCGGATCTTGAGAATCTTCTGAATGAGGCGGCTATTATCGCAGCGAAGGAAGACCGTGCGTATATTACACAGGCGGACATCAAGAAGGCGTTTGTGAAGGTGGGAATCGGCGCGGAGAAAAAGAGCCGCGTGATCTCCGAGAAGGAAAAGCGTATCACCGCATTCCACGAATCCGGTCATGCGATTCTGTTCCATCTGCTTCCGGATGTCGGTCCGGTCTATTCCGTATCGATCATTCCGACGGGAGCGGGAGCTGCCGGTTACACGATGCCGCTGCCGGAGCGTGACGACATGTTCAACACGAAAGGCAAGATGCTGCAGGATATTATCGTATCTCTGGGAGGACGTGTGGCGGAGGAACTTGTATTTGATGACATCACGACAGGGGCATCTCAGGACATCAAGCAGGCGACCCGGATGGCAAAGGATATGGTCACAAAATACGGAATGTCAGAGAACATTGGTCTGATCTGCTACGACAATGACGACGATGAGGTATTTATCGGCAGAGACCTGGCGCACACGAGAGGCTATGGAGAGGGCGTTGCGACCACCATTGACCTGGAAGTGAAGCGGATCATTGACGAATGTTATGAAAAAGCGAAGCAGATGATTGCGGAGCACCGCGACGTGCTGGATGCCTGCGCGAATCTTCTGCTGGAGAAGGAAAAAATCAGCCAGCAGGAGTTTGAGGAATTGTTTGAGCAGTAA
- a CDS encoding RNA-binding S4 domain-containing protein: protein MRLDKFLKVSRLIKRRTVANEACDAGRVMVNGKPAKASVNVKVGDIIEIGFGTKTVKVRVLDLQDTTKKEEAKDLFEYVS, encoded by the coding sequence ATGAGACTGGATAAATTTTTAAAAGTGTCCCGGCTGATCAAGAGACGCACAGTGGCGAATGAAGCTTGTGACGCCGGCCGTGTGATGGTCAACGGCAAACCGGCGAAGGCTTCCGTGAATGTAAAAGTCGGCGACATTATTGAGATCGGTTTTGGAACGAAGACCGTGAAAGTTCGCGTGCTGGATCTGCAGGATACGACGAAAAAGGAAGAAGCCAAGGATTTGTTTGAATATGTATCATAA
- a CDS encoding phospho-sugar mutase produces MGYRETYESWLNNPYFDEATRAELQAIAGNEKEIEERFYMDLEFGTAGLRGVIGAGTNRMNIYTVRKATQGLANYICKVGAQAKGVAIAYDSRHMSPEFADEAALCLAANGIKAYVFESLRPTPELSYAVRKLGCTAGINITASHNPPEYNGYKVYWEDGAQITPPHDTGIMDEVRNVTDYASVKTMPLEEAKADGLYQTIGADIDDPYIAELKKLVLHQDCIDKVASELKIVYTPLHGTGNLPVRRVLKELGFTNVYVVPEQELPDGDFPTVSYPNPEAAEAFALGLALGKKVDADLILATDPDADRLGVYVKDAQTGEYHSLTGNMSGCLIGDYVIGQRKELFGLPEDGAFIRSIVSTNMADAIAAYYEIDLIEVLTGFKFIGQKILEFEETGKGTYLFGMEESYGCLPGTYARDKDAVAASMMLCEAAAYYKTKNMTLWDAMLAMYERYGYYKDDVTSITLKGIEGLAKIQEIMNTLRENAPAEIGGYKVTAVRDYKLDTITDTAAGAVRPTGLPKSNVLYYEMTDGAWVCVRPSGTEPKVKFYLGVKGTSLADADAKSEALSKAVHALIDTMM; encoded by the coding sequence ATGGCTGAACAATCCGTATTTTGACGAGGCGACCAGAGCGGAGCTTCAGGCGATCGCTGGGAATGAGAAGGAGATTGAAGAGCGCTTTTACATGGATCTGGAGTTCGGTACTGCCGGACTGCGCGGCGTGATCGGAGCGGGAACCAACCGCATGAATATCTACACGGTGCGCAAAGCGACACAGGGACTGGCGAATTATATCTGCAAAGTGGGAGCACAGGCAAAAGGTGTTGCCATCGCGTATGATTCCAGACATATGTCCCCGGAGTTCGCCGACGAGGCGGCGCTTTGTCTTGCAGCGAACGGCATTAAGGCATATGTATTTGAATCGTTAAGACCGACGCCGGAGCTTTCCTATGCGGTGCGCAAGCTTGGCTGTACGGCGGGCATCAACATCACGGCAAGCCATAATCCGCCGGAATACAATGGATACAAAGTATACTGGGAGGACGGCGCGCAGATCACACCTCCGCATGACACAGGGATTATGGATGAAGTGAGAAACGTGACGGATTATGCTTCTGTGAAGACGATGCCGCTTGAAGAGGCAAAGGCAGACGGTCTGTATCAGACGATCGGTGCGGATATTGACGATCCGTATATTGCGGAACTGAAAAAACTGGTGCTTCATCAGGACTGCATTGACAAAGTTGCATCCGAGTTAAAGATTGTATACACACCGCTTCACGGAACCGGCAACCTTCCGGTACGCCGTGTGCTCAAAGAGCTTGGATTCACGAATGTCTACGTTGTGCCGGAGCAGGAACTGCCGGACGGCGATTTCCCGACGGTAAGCTATCCGAATCCGGAGGCGGCAGAGGCATTTGCATTAGGACTTGCACTGGGCAAAAAAGTAGATGCCGACCTGATTCTTGCGACAGATCCGGACGCGGATCGTCTGGGTGTTTATGTGAAGGATGCACAGACCGGAGAATACCACAGCCTGACCGGAAATATGTCCGGATGCCTGATTGGCGACTATGTGATCGGACAGCGCAAGGAGCTCTTCGGACTGCCGGAGGACGGCGCATTTATCCGTTCGATCGTATCCACGAATATGGCAGATGCGATTGCGGCATACTACGAAATAGATCTGATCGAGGTGCTGACCGGATTTAAGTTTATCGGACAGAAGATTTTAGAGTTTGAGGAGACAGGAAAGGGCACATACCTCTTTGGTATGGAGGAGAGCTATGGCTGCCTGCCGGGAACTTACGCGAGAGATAAGGATGCCGTTGCAGCATCGATGATGCTGTGCGAGGCGGCGGCTTACTATAAGACGAAGAACATGACACTCTGGGATGCAATGCTTGCCATGTATGAGCGTTATGGCTACTACAAGGATGATGTGACTTCCATCACATTAAAGGGAATCGAAGGACTGGCGAAGATCCAGGAGATTATGAATACGCTCCGTGAAAATGCTCCGGCAGAGATCGGTGGATACAAAGTGACGGCGGTGCGGGATTATAAGCTGGACACCATCACGGATACGGCAGCGGGTGCAGTGCGGCCGACAGGTCTGCCGAAGTCGAATGTTCTTTATTACGAGATGACCGACGGGGCATGGGTGTGCGTCAGACCGTCCGGAACCGAACCGAAAGTCAAATTTTATCTCGGCGTAAAGGGGACATCGCTCGCGGATGCGGACGCAAAATCAGAAGCGCTCTCAAAAGCGGTTCACGCATTGATCGACACCATGATGTAA
- a CDS encoding HU family DNA-binding protein codes for MNKAELVAAMAEKTELSKKDAEAALKAFTDVVAEELKKGEKIQLVGFGTFEVSERAERTGRNPQTGKEMTIAASKAPKFKAGKALKDMINA; via the coding sequence ATGAACAAAGCAGAGTTAGTTGCAGCAATGGCTGAGAAGACTGAGTTAAGCAAGAAGGACGCAGAGGCAGCATTAAAGGCATTTACAGATGTTGTTGCTGAGGAATTAAAGAAGGGTGAGAAGATCCAGTTAGTAGGATTCGGTACATTTGAGGTATCTGAGAGAGCAGAGAGAACAGGAAGAAATCCGCAGACTGGTAAAGAGATGACAATCGCAGCTTCCAAGGCTCCGAAGTTCAAGGCTGGTAAGGCTTTAAAGGATATGATCAACGCCTAA
- a CDS encoding aldo/keto reductase produces MGYMAKESRYDTMQYNRCGASGLKLPMVSLGFWHNFGDTGHYDNMKAMCRTAFDNGITHFDLANNYGPAYGSAERNLGQILRDDFSAYRDELLISTKAGYDMWPGPYGNWGSRKYLIASLDASLKRLGLDYVDIFYHHRMDPETPLEETMGALDSIVKSGKALYVGLSNYDGPTLERACAILNDLKCPFIINQNRYSIFDRTIEKNGLKDTARRLQRGIIAFSPLAQGMLTDRYLNGIPADSRIATDGRFLKETALTPERLSQIRALNELAKKRGQTLAEMALSWILKDGDVTSVLIGASRPEQILDNIAIVGHTSFTPEELDAIDQITL; encoded by the coding sequence ATGGGTTATATGGCAAAAGAAAGCCGCTATGATACCATGCAGTACAATCGCTGCGGCGCCAGCGGTTTAAAGCTTCCAATGGTTTCTCTCGGTTTCTGGCACAATTTTGGGGACACCGGACATTATGACAACATGAAGGCAATGTGCCGCACCGCTTTTGATAACGGTATCACGCATTTTGATCTTGCGAACAATTACGGTCCCGCTTACGGCAGCGCAGAGCGCAACCTGGGACAAATCCTGCGGGACGACTTTTCTGCGTACCGGGACGAGCTTCTAATCAGCACCAAAGCCGGCTACGATATGTGGCCGGGACCTTACGGCAACTGGGGCAGCCGCAAGTACCTCATCGCAAGCCTGGACGCCAGCTTAAAGCGCCTGGGGCTGGATTATGTGGATATTTTTTATCATCACCGCATGGATCCTGAGACACCGCTCGAAGAGACGATGGGCGCTCTCGATTCCATTGTCAAAAGCGGAAAGGCACTCTATGTCGGTCTGTCCAACTATGACGGTCCGACACTGGAACGTGCATGTGCGATTCTAAACGACTTGAAGTGCCCGTTTATCATCAACCAGAACCGCTACTCCATCTTTGACCGCACGATCGAGAAAAACGGTTTGAAAGATACTGCCAGAAGGCTGCAAAGAGGCATTATCGCCTTTTCACCGCTGGCACAGGGCATGCTCACCGACCGCTATTTAAACGGTATTCCGGCTGACAGCCGCATCGCGACCGACGGACGTTTCCTCAAGGAGACCGCACTTACGCCGGAGCGTCTCTCACAGATCCGCGCTCTCAATGAGCTTGCCAAAAAGCGTGGACAGACGCTCGCGGAGATGGCATTAAGCTGGATCTTAAAGGACGGTGACGTGACCAGCGTGCTGATTGGTGCTTCCCGCCCGGAACAGATTCTCGACAATATCGCCATTGTCGGACATACTTCCTTTACGCCAGAAGAACTCGACGCGATCGATCAGATTACACTTTAA
- the tilS gene encoding tRNA lysidine(34) synthetase TilS encodes MQKKGMELEGLVKSGDVVLAGVSGGADSVCLLLMLLEYRKHCDFLLEAVHVEHGIRGEASRRDAAFVKRLCEKRGVCCRIYPVDVPAYAKGHGLGVEEAARKLRYECFREAAEDYDGRPVKIALAHHADDNAETMLFRLIRGSGIHGLYGMRPARRLAEGVTVIRPLLGMERAEIEAYLKAQGQPYCRDATNEDTDYSRNRIRHKVMPELKAVNTGAVHHMMQSAQMLMELSDYLEEETRRATERVCRDTPDACVIDAVLFSEYPALLIREVLLVTLQKVAGSNRDIGSVHVEELCTLYTRQVGRVICLPYGVRAERVYEGIRLYREEPAVDMERESIEVTGEMLSRAEKEEVVLALPDGRLHLRIRDFSGNMQEIPKKTYTKWFDYGKIKSGLRLRRRESGDYLMIDAAGHTKKLKEYFVNEKIPAAKRDAIWLLATGSEILWVAGGRIGAGCKVGENTEKILEVRLSGGNDCEDQEN; translated from the coding sequence ATGCAGAAGAAAGGAATGGAACTGGAGGGGCTTGTTAAATCCGGGGATGTGGTGCTTGCGGGCGTCTCCGGAGGAGCGGACTCGGTATGTCTGCTGCTTATGCTGCTTGAGTACCGGAAGCACTGCGATTTTCTCCTGGAGGCGGTGCACGTGGAACACGGGATCCGGGGAGAGGCCAGCAGGAGAGACGCCGCGTTTGTTAAAAGGCTTTGCGAAAAGCGGGGCGTTTGCTGCAGGATTTATCCGGTGGATGTCCCGGCGTATGCCAAGGGACACGGCCTCGGCGTTGAGGAGGCGGCGAGGAAGCTCCGCTATGAGTGCTTCAGGGAGGCAGCAGAGGACTATGACGGCAGACCGGTGAAGATCGCGCTCGCGCATCATGCGGATGATAATGCGGAGACCATGCTGTTCCGGCTGATCCGGGGGAGCGGAATCCACGGACTCTACGGTATGCGCCCGGCGCGCAGGCTCGCGGAGGGTGTCACGGTGATCCGTCCGCTGCTTGGAATGGAGAGAGCGGAGATCGAGGCGTATCTTAAGGCACAGGGACAGCCTTACTGCCGGGATGCGACCAATGAGGATACCGACTACAGCAGAAACCGGATTCGCCATAAGGTGATGCCGGAATTAAAAGCGGTGAATACGGGGGCGGTGCATCATATGATGCAGAGCGCACAGATGTTAATGGAATTGTCGGATTACCTGGAGGAAGAGACGCGCCGGGCGACGGAGCGTGTGTGCCGTGACACCCCGGATGCCTGTGTGATCGATGCGGTTCTTTTTTCAGAATATCCCGCACTTTTAATCCGGGAAGTACTGCTTGTGACGCTGCAAAAAGTGGCGGGCAGCAACCGTGACATCGGAAGTGTGCATGTAGAAGAACTGTGCACACTGTATACAAGACAGGTCGGCCGTGTGATCTGCCTGCCCTACGGCGTGCGTGCGGAGCGTGTGTATGAGGGAATCCGGCTGTACAGGGAAGAGCCGGCGGTTGATATGGAACGGGAGAGCATTGAGGTTACCGGGGAGATGCTTTCGCGCGCAGAAAAGGAAGAGGTGGTGCTTGCGCTGCCGGATGGCAGACTGCACCTGCGGATACGTGATTTTTCGGGGAATATGCAGGAAATCCCGAAAAAAACATATACGAAATGGTTTGATTATGGTAAAATAAAATCTGGTCTGCGGCTGCGCAGAAGAGAGAGCGGCGATTACCTGATGATAGATGCTGCCGGACATACCAAGAAGCTGAAGGAATATTTTGTCAATGAGAAGATTCCGGCGGCGAAGAGAGACGCTATATGGCTTCTGGCAACGGGATCCGAGATCCTGTGGGTGGCAGGCGGGCGCATCGGCGCCGGCTGCAAAGTCGGAGAGAATACAGAAAAGATATTAGAAGTACGGTTAAGTGGAGGAAACGATTGTGAAGATCAAGAAAATTAA
- a CDS encoding SpoIIE family protein phosphatase: MKKMNARQMMLCMAGSVMCSVGVMGCYPLVPAYFAALYLERVSGPVLLGMMYIGMFVFMPTAAAVKYAVALVVVMGAIRLVEWANEGCPSYMAGSMAAIITMILSVAGGLLEWKDQPGILAAALEGAFILGAVILFNRALHMILHWGRKAGVPERPDGGREERLLGYAESFQGLSQVFHSMSAAHQNGAAEELGQIQNELTGKICASCDACAVCWERDPAPLYGALSGILSAIWNGETPGEEKKQELVQYCRHSSDMVEEAVRVFERVSLNRAWYQRLVENREVIAEQLDAMAYIMQDCAREEKILDVGERHVLSEIQYRAKEQGIVVEELHLIEAVDGRIRIDAVLKSRLGGCVAVKTFLTLSGAVLGKKLRTTADARTFIAKEPFRFLIYEDTAYRSVQGIARVKKDEAKISGDNFSFLELERGEMLLGLSDGMGSGSSACKESEMVLDLVERFLEAGFSLETAIRMMNSAMVMKGENDIYSTLDLCMVNLYSGMARLYKVGAAAAFIRREDEVECIASENLPVGARAHLDAKPREIQLNDGDFIVMVTDGVLEYLHVPKPEETMREMILSIKTNNPGILAKKIMDRVMLFTGGRAQDDMTVLAACIWKKA; encoded by the coding sequence ATGAAAAAAATGAATGCAAGACAAATGATGCTCTGTATGGCGGGAAGTGTAATGTGCAGTGTGGGCGTGATGGGGTGTTACCCTCTGGTGCCGGCGTATTTTGCGGCGCTGTATCTGGAGCGGGTCAGCGGGCCGGTGCTGCTCGGTATGATGTACATAGGAATGTTTGTGTTTATGCCGACGGCGGCAGCAGTAAAGTATGCGGTGGCGCTTGTCGTGGTGATGGGAGCAATCCGGCTCGTGGAATGGGCCAACGAGGGATGCCCCTCCTATATGGCGGGCAGTATGGCAGCGATTATTACCATGATCCTGTCGGTGGCGGGGGGACTTCTTGAATGGAAGGATCAGCCCGGAATTCTGGCGGCGGCGCTGGAGGGCGCGTTTATATTGGGAGCCGTGATTCTTTTTAACCGTGCCCTGCATATGATATTACACTGGGGAAGAAAGGCGGGGGTGCCGGAGCGGCCGGATGGAGGAAGAGAGGAGCGGCTGCTGGGGTATGCGGAATCGTTTCAGGGCTTGTCCCAGGTTTTTCACAGTATGAGTGCCGCACATCAGAACGGTGCGGCGGAGGAACTGGGACAGATACAGAACGAGCTGACTGGAAAGATCTGCGCGTCGTGTGACGCGTGTGCAGTCTGCTGGGAGAGAGATCCTGCACCCTTATACGGCGCGCTGTCGGGGATCCTTTCCGCGATCTGGAACGGAGAGACTCCCGGGGAGGAGAAAAAGCAGGAGCTTGTACAGTATTGCAGGCACAGCAGCGATATGGTGGAGGAGGCGGTGCGCGTCTTTGAGCGCGTCAGCTTAAACCGGGCATGGTACCAGAGACTGGTGGAGAACCGGGAGGTGATAGCGGAACAGCTGGATGCGATGGCGTATATCATGCAGGACTGCGCCAGGGAGGAAAAAATTCTGGACGTGGGGGAACGCCATGTCCTCTCGGAGATTCAATACCGTGCGAAGGAGCAGGGGATTGTGGTGGAAGAACTGCACCTGATCGAGGCGGTGGACGGAAGGATCCGGATTGACGCAGTGCTAAAAAGCCGGCTGGGAGGCTGTGTCGCGGTGAAGACATTTCTGACGCTCTCCGGCGCCGTGCTTGGAAAAAAGCTCCGGACAACCGCGGATGCGCGGACGTTTATTGCAAAGGAGCCGTTCCGGTTCCTGATCTACGAGGACACCGCATACCGGAGCGTGCAGGGAATTGCGCGGGTGAAGAAGGATGAGGCAAAAATTTCAGGCGACAACTTTTCTTTTCTGGAACTCGAGCGAGGGGAAATGCTGCTTGGACTGTCGGACGGCATGGGCTCCGGGAGCAGTGCCTGCAAGGAGAGCGAGATGGTGCTGGATCTTGTGGAACGTTTTCTGGAAGCAGGGTTTTCCCTGGAGACGGCAATACGCATGATGAATTCGGCGATGGTGATGAAAGGGGAAAATGACATCTACTCCACGTTAGACCTCTGCATGGTGAACCTGTACAGCGGTATGGCACGCCTGTACAAGGTGGGAGCGGCGGCTGCATTTATCCGGCGGGAGGATGAGGTGGAGTGCATTGCATCGGAAAATCTGCCGGTGGGGGCGCGTGCGCACCTGGATGCAAAACCGAGGGAGATACAGCTGAACGACGGTGATTTTATTGTCATGGTGACGGATGGTGTGTTAGAATACTTACATGTTCCGAAGCCGGAGGAGACGATGCGGGAAATGATTCTCAGTATCAAAACCAACAATCCGGGAATTCTGGCAAAAAAGATTATGGACAGAGTGATGCTTTTTACCGGCGGGCGCGCACAGGACGATATGACGGTACTTGCGGCGTGCATCTGGAAAAAGGCATAG
- the yabQ gene encoding spore cortex biosynthesis protein YabQ yields MAVSTSIYQELLFLGSSVLVGMGLFFLYDILRIFRRILPHGNIWIGVEDFLYWIIFTGVVFVLLYRENDGMVRGFAFGGLLVGMACYYLLLSRLIVHCQVWIWKKILGIIGKVLGFFVRPVWKTLKKVGAFCGKRLKKFVRAVKIGLCKL; encoded by the coding sequence ATGGCGGTAAGCACATCAATCTATCAGGAACTGCTGTTTCTCGGGAGCTCTGTGCTGGTAGGAATGGGACTTTTCTTTCTCTATGATATCCTGCGCATTTTCCGCCGGATTCTTCCGCACGGAAATATCTGGATCGGCGTGGAGGATTTTCTGTACTGGATCATTTTTACAGGCGTGGTCTTTGTCCTTTTATACCGGGAAAATGACGGCATGGTGCGCGGGTTTGCGTTTGGCGGTCTGCTGGTCGGAATGGCGTGTTATTATCTGCTGCTCAGCCGCCTGATCGTGCACTGTCAGGTGTGGATCTGGAAAAAAATACTGGGAATTATTGGAAAAGTGCTGGGATTTTTCGTGCGTCCGGTGTGGAAAACCTTAAAAAAAGTTGGGGCATTTTGTGGAAAACGATTGAAAAAGTTTGTGAGAGCGGTTAAAATAGGTTTATGTAAACTGTAA